A region of Candidatus Brocadiaceae bacterium DNA encodes the following proteins:
- a CDS encoding metallophosphoesterase family protein: MVRYAVLADIHANLQALEAVCADVRRAGAERMLCLGDIVGYGADPRECLQMVRDLNATIVAGNHDWATVGRLNVDYFNSDARDSVHWTRSVLSTDEVAFLKNLDLINVLDGVTLVHGSPFSPDCFEYIQTNYDVEVAFEHLATPLCFVGHSHVPVIFEHTDPVDYFVRDEYEVPDDRQVIVNVGSVGQPRDLDPRASYVVYDDRERTVTTRRVEYDVSTASSRIVEAGLPSTNSVRIVLGR, encoded by the coding sequence ATGGTGCGATACGCGGTCCTGGCGGATATCCACGCCAATTTGCAGGCGCTGGAGGCGGTATGTGCCGACGTGCGCCGCGCCGGTGCCGAGAGGATGCTGTGTCTGGGCGACATCGTCGGCTACGGCGCCGATCCGCGTGAATGCCTGCAGATGGTGCGCGATCTGAATGCGACGATCGTCGCGGGCAACCACGACTGGGCAACCGTCGGCCGGCTGAACGTGGACTACTTCAACTCGGATGCCCGCGACTCGGTCCACTGGACGCGAAGCGTGCTCAGCACCGACGAAGTGGCCTTCCTGAAGAACCTCGACCTGATCAACGTTCTCGACGGTGTCACTCTCGTGCACGGCAGTCCGTTCAGCCCCGACTGCTTCGAATACATCCAGACCAACTACGACGTCGAGGTCGCCTTCGAACACCTGGCGACCCCCCTCTGCTTCGTCGGGCACTCGCACGTGCCCGTGATCTTCGAGCACACCGACCCGGTGGACTACTTCGTGCGCGACGAGTACGAAGTGCCGGACGACAGGCAGGTCATCGTCAACGTCGGCAGCGTCGGCCAGCCGCGCGACCTGGACCCCCGCGCGTCCTACGTCGTCTATGACGACCGCGAACGCACGGTCACCACACGGCGCGTCGAATACGACGTCTCCACGGCCTCGTCCCGCATCGTGGAGGCGGGCCTGCCCTCCACGAACTCGGTCCGCATCGTCCTCGGCCGCTGA
- a CDS encoding glycosyltransferase, whose product MSDLVASVVIPVGPGCTSLGRCLDRVLRQEAVRKEIIIVSDPAVPESDLPRGSEELRVMRGRRAGHPGMLINDGMRAARGHVKVLLMPHCVPSGTGWLQGMLDLFEDESVGVVVSQTVPAPETRPGLAACLLDSVRPAIRRNHRDHPVPVETVSHQCDAYRASVLADVGYFDTDHLPHPGEAVDMSIKMADAGFSMVLSDRVVVSRQTPPAGRRLGAALRRALQYGAADAALEKLHDMHWLNAGVHAGAAVSLLLLPVGLLSLPIGVALALLLLVWGAFLALRVPVLGVDVPVMAVNLAVYAAVMLLVREDWAPGLFGKGMHPAIIRQWCLLGSTTASYLLLVARTAGQGAWRTLRLPRGARSALPVFLLGFAWWLLAGVGYMRERLLPSGRGD is encoded by the coding sequence ATGAGTGACCTTGTCGCCTCCGTCGTGATTCCCGTCGGCCCGGGCTGCACGTCGCTGGGCCGGTGCCTTGACCGCGTCCTGCGCCAGGAGGCCGTGCGCAAGGAGATCATCATCGTCAGCGACCCCGCCGTGCCCGAGAGCGATCTGCCCCGGGGTTCGGAGGAACTGCGCGTCATGCGCGGACGCCGGGCCGGCCACCCCGGCATGCTGATCAACGACGGCATGCGGGCGGCCCGCGGGCACGTCAAGGTGCTGCTGATGCCCCACTGCGTGCCGTCAGGCACGGGCTGGCTGCAGGGCATGCTGGATCTGTTCGAGGACGAGAGCGTGGGCGTGGTGGTGAGCCAGACGGTCCCGGCCCCGGAGACGCGGCCGGGGCTTGCGGCGTGCCTGCTCGATTCGGTCCGGCCGGCAATCCGGCGCAATCACCGGGACCACCCCGTCCCGGTCGAGACCGTCAGCCACCAGTGCGATGCCTACCGGGCCAGCGTGCTGGCGGACGTCGGCTACTTCGACACCGATCATCTGCCCCACCCGGGCGAGGCGGTGGACATGTCGATCAAGATGGCCGATGCGGGCTTCTCGATGGTGCTCAGCGACAGGGTCGTCGTCAGCCGACAGACGCCCCCTGCCGGTCGCCGTCTCGGGGCGGCGTTGCGGCGGGCCCTGCAATACGGGGCGGCCGATGCGGCGCTGGAGAAACTCCATGACATGCACTGGCTCAACGCGGGGGTGCACGCGGGGGCCGCCGTCTCGCTCTTGCTGCTGCCGGTGGGTCTGCTGAGCCTGCCGATCGGCGTGGCGCTTGCGCTCCTGCTGCTCGTCTGGGGGGCGTTTCTGGCGTTGCGCGTCCCCGTGCTCGGGGTGGACGTCCCGGTCATGGCAGTGAACCTGGCCGTCTACGCGGCCGTCATGCTGCTGGTGAGGGAGGACTGGGCACCCGGCCTGTTCGGCAAGGGGATGCACCCGGCCATCATCCGGCAGTGGTGTCTGCTCGGCTCGACGACGGCCTCCTACCTGCTGCTGGTCGCCCGCACGGCCGGCCAGGGGGCGTGGCGGACGCTGCGCTTGCCGCGGGGCGCCCGCTCTGCCCTGCCCGTCTTCCTGCTCGGCTTCGCCTGGTGGCTCCTGGCCGGTGTCGGCTACATGCGGGAACGTCTGCTGCCCTCCGGGCGAGGCGACTGA
- the aroE gene encoding shikimate dehydrogenase, whose translation MTKLCVPITENDTESALARMRSLPREVDIVELRLDMMAGCDPERLLAGRDRCVIVTNRPVREGGACTAPEAQRLALLRRAAEQGAEFVDVELDAVGALGELPAGCRRIVSRHDTQGTPADLPALLRRLRDAGADVAKIAVTAADAADVAPVLSLLQREARRTPVIALSMGEAGVASRVLAPKYGAFLTFASAEPGRESAPGQVTLDGMLNMYRIRSVDASTAVYGVVADPVMHSMSPAVHNAAFAHAGLNAVYLPFRVLDPARFLEAFTPFDLRGLSVTLPHKEAVLPLMDEVESLAAEIGAVNTVDLRDGRRYGVNTDVAAAVESIEGAVRRARLEPLSARTVLLVGAGGAARAIACGLRGRVGRLVIANRTAARARALAGQVGVDWCPIAEMPALRPDVIVNSTSVGMWPRVDDTPVPCGMLREGMVVFDSVYNPIRTRLLAEAEAAGAVTAAGLEWFVGQAAAQFRIWTGLCAPRALMAEVVRARLQGAG comes from the coding sequence GTGACGAAGCTCTGCGTCCCCATTACCGAAAACGACACCGAGTCCGCACTCGCCCGCATGCGCTCCCTGCCGCGCGAGGTGGACATCGTCGAGCTGCGGCTCGACATGATGGCCGGCTGCGACCCGGAGCGACTCCTGGCCGGCCGGGACCGCTGCGTCATCGTGACGAACCGCCCCGTGCGCGAGGGCGGTGCCTGCACCGCCCCGGAGGCCCAGCGCCTGGCCCTGCTGAGGCGGGCGGCCGAACAGGGGGCCGAGTTCGTGGACGTGGAACTGGACGCGGTCGGCGCGCTCGGAGAGCTGCCGGCCGGCTGCCGGCGCATCGTCAGCCGCCACGACACGCAGGGCACGCCGGCCGACCTGCCCGCCCTGCTCCGCCGGCTGCGGGACGCCGGCGCCGACGTGGCCAAAATCGCCGTGACGGCGGCAGACGCCGCCGACGTCGCCCCGGTGCTCTCGCTTCTGCAGCGCGAGGCCCGCCGCACGCCCGTGATCGCCCTCAGCATGGGCGAGGCCGGCGTGGCCAGCCGCGTGCTGGCGCCCAAGTACGGCGCCTTCCTGACCTTTGCCAGCGCCGAGCCGGGCCGCGAGTCCGCCCCGGGGCAGGTCACGCTGGACGGGATGCTGAACATGTACCGCATCCGCTCGGTCGACGCCTCCACGGCCGTCTACGGGGTCGTCGCCGATCCCGTCATGCACAGCATGAGCCCGGCCGTGCACAATGCGGCCTTCGCGCATGCCGGCCTGAACGCCGTGTACCTGCCGTTCAGGGTCCTCGACCCCGCCCGGTTCCTGGAGGCGTTCACGCCATTCGACCTGCGCGGTCTCAGCGTGACCCTGCCGCACAAGGAGGCCGTGCTGCCCCTCATGGACGAGGTGGAGAGCCTGGCGGCCGAAATCGGCGCCGTCAACACGGTCGACCTGCGCGACGGCCGTCGCTACGGCGTCAATACGGACGTGGCGGCGGCCGTGGAGAGCATCGAGGGGGCCGTGCGCCGCGCCCGGCTCGAGCCGCTCTCGGCCCGCACGGTCCTGCTGGTAGGAGCCGGCGGCGCCGCGCGGGCCATCGCGTGCGGCCTGCGCGGGCGGGTGGGCCGCCTGGTGATCGCGAACCGTACGGCCGCCCGTGCGCGCGCCCTGGCCGGGCAGGTCGGAGTCGACTGGTGCCCGATTGCCGAGATGCCCGCGCTGCGCCCCGACGTGATCGTCAACAGCACGTCCGTGGGCATGTGGCCGCGCGTGGACGACACCCCGGTGCCTTGCGGGATGCTGCGCGAGGGCATGGTCGTCTTCGATTCGGTCTACAATCCCATCCGCACGCGCCTCCTGGCGGAAGCGGAGGCGGCCGGGGCCGTGACGGCGGCCGGGCTGGAGTGGTTCGTGGGCCAGGCGGCCGCGCAGTTCCGGATCTGGACGGGGCTGTGCGCGCCGCGCGCGCTCATGGCCGAGGTCGTGCGCGCCCGCCTGCAGGGCGCGGGATGA
- a CDS encoding Gfo/Idh/MocA family oxidoreductase, protein MSQDKLRVGVIGAGGIARSVHLPSLNDLPDVEIAAICDLVEKRAAEQAERYSIPRIYTVYHEMLAREELDAAYVLVEPANLFHVAVNCLEAGLPVFMEKPPGVTSFQAEGLLRASERTGKILQVGFNRRHIPLVRQVVDTMRSLTTITQVEGRFMKCGTAAFDKGGLSAFDSDSIHAIDLVRWMADGTAVKAATVRNQVEDIVPNMWNSVARFDNGVTGIVKANYQTGGRTHTFEIHGPGASAFINLGMGGAQCEAQIMTTEGKGGYSLAATGTGGHGLQTLDGKELAGSDQFHRYYGFYHEDMHFLECVRRGAQPETSIADAVKTFRFVDLLNASLI, encoded by the coding sequence ATGAGCCAGGACAAGTTGCGAGTCGGCGTGATTGGTGCCGGCGGCATCGCGCGCAGTGTGCATCTGCCGTCGCTGAACGACCTTCCCGACGTGGAGATCGCCGCCATCTGCGACCTGGTCGAGAAGCGGGCGGCCGAGCAGGCGGAGCGCTACTCGATTCCGCGCATTTACACCGTCTACCACGAGATGCTGGCGCGTGAGGAGCTCGACGCGGCCTACGTGCTGGTCGAGCCGGCGAACCTGTTCCACGTGGCCGTCAACTGCCTCGAGGCCGGCCTGCCGGTCTTCATGGAGAAACCCCCCGGGGTCACCTCGTTCCAGGCCGAAGGGCTGCTTCGCGCCTCCGAGAGGACGGGCAAGATCCTGCAGGTCGGGTTCAACCGCCGGCACATCCCCCTGGTTCGGCAGGTTGTGGACACGATGCGCAGCCTCACGACGATCACCCAGGTGGAGGGCCGTTTCATGAAGTGCGGGACGGCGGCCTTCGACAAGGGCGGCCTCAGCGCCTTCGACTCCGATTCCATCCACGCCATCGACCTGGTCCGCTGGATGGCCGACGGAACCGCGGTCAAGGCCGCAACCGTGCGCAACCAGGTCGAGGACATCGTGCCGAACATGTGGAACTCGGTCGCGCGGTTCGACAACGGCGTGACGGGCATCGTCAAGGCGAACTACCAGACCGGCGGGCGCACGCACACCTTCGAGATCCACGGCCCGGGCGCCAGCGCGTTCATCAACCTGGGCATGGGCGGCGCCCAGTGCGAAGCGCAGATCATGACGACCGAGGGCAAGGGCGGCTACTCGCTGGCAGCCACCGGCACCGGCGGGCACGGCCTGCAGACGCTCGACGGCAAGGAACTGGCCGGCAGCGACCAGTTCCACCGCTACTACGGCTTCTACCACGAGGACATGCACTTCCTCGAGTGCGTGCGCCGGGGCGCGCAGCCGGAGACGAGCATCGCCGACGCCGTCAAGACGTTCCGGTTCGTCGACCTGCTCAACGCCAGCCTGATATAG
- a CDS encoding endonuclease V → MIIPPLHEWTSDPAEARRIQAALVARVEQAPLPQAPRLVGGADVAFDRRRRRVLAAVLVFHAADMALVEEVTAEGPASFPYVPGLLTFREGPVMLEAFARLRRVPDVVLFDGQGIAHPRRLGLAAHMGLWLGLPTVGCAKSRLLGEHEMPGPCRGDATALLDGDEQIGEVLRTRDGVKPLFISPGHRADFPSARRIVLDCGRGCRLPEPTRCAHAAVTRYKREVLQA, encoded by the coding sequence ATGATCATCCCCCCGCTGCATGAATGGACGAGCGACCCCGCCGAGGCGCGGCGCATCCAGGCGGCTCTGGTCGCGCGCGTCGAGCAGGCGCCCCTTCCGCAGGCCCCCAGGTTGGTCGGCGGGGCCGACGTCGCGTTTGACCGCCGTCGGCGTCGTGTGCTTGCGGCCGTCCTGGTCTTCCACGCGGCGGACATGGCGCTGGTCGAGGAGGTCACCGCCGAGGGGCCGGCCTCGTTTCCCTACGTGCCGGGACTGCTGACCTTCCGCGAGGGCCCCGTGATGCTGGAGGCGTTCGCACGCCTGCGGCGCGTCCCGGACGTGGTTCTGTTCGACGGCCAGGGGATTGCGCATCCCCGCCGGCTCGGACTGGCCGCGCACATGGGGCTGTGGCTGGGTCTGCCCACCGTCGGGTGCGCCAAAAGCCGCCTGCTCGGGGAGCATGAGATGCCCGGCCCGTGCCGCGGGGATGCCACAGCGCTCCTGGACGGGGACGAGCAGATCGGCGAGGTGCTGCGCACCCGCGACGGCGTCAAGCCCCTGTTCATCAGCCCCGGACACCGGGCGGACTTCCCCTCGGCGCGTCGGATCGTGCTGGACTGCGGTCGAGGCTGTCGCCTGCCCGAGCCCACCCGTTGCGCCCACGCGGCCGTCACACGGTACAAGCGGGAGGTCCTGCAGGCTTAG
- a CDS encoding DUF2088 domain-containing protein, giving the protein MPTLMYGTRPIDLKIPRERLRLVDAADAGTPRAPLEALRESTRAPLAGPPLRELAAGRRVTCIVADATRSEPHDALMHAVLEHLAGAAFVRCIVGTGTHERFSGGNRRIVASFRSLASQMGIPHAITIHDCHDAALHVSLGVTPRGTPVEVNREALDADLFVVTADVKNHYFAGYSNPLKSFLPAISSFAAVENNHSFALAPDAAFGRHPWHPDPARRTNPVAEDMLDAMRMVVRDRAVFVLAGVTVPEGVLWSGAGEAEAVTREAIRQVDRRTSVRVEPCRFLIVCPGGHPEDESLYNAQRGLELSRTAVRAGGEVLLLARCEKGAAPTAKARTEFYERLTAPLDEVIAGLEARYVLYSHKAYKFARLIRSLARITLVTDMPEREVRAAHLDWAADAQTVVNRWLAESDEPMLVNPRANKVALLT; this is encoded by the coding sequence ATGCCGACACTCATGTACGGGACGCGACCGATCGACCTGAAGATCCCGCGCGAACGTCTCCGGCTGGTGGATGCGGCCGACGCCGGCACCCCCCGTGCGCCGCTCGAGGCGCTGCGCGAGAGCACGCGGGCGCCTCTGGCCGGCCCCCCGCTGCGCGAACTGGCGGCCGGGCGGCGGGTGACCTGCATCGTGGCCGACGCGACGCGGTCCGAACCCCACGACGCGCTCATGCACGCGGTGCTGGAGCACCTGGCCGGGGCGGCGTTCGTGCGCTGCATCGTCGGCACCGGGACACACGAACGCTTCAGCGGCGGCAACCGCCGGATCGTCGCCTCCTTCCGCTCGCTGGCCTCGCAGATGGGCATCCCGCACGCGATCACCATCCATGACTGCCACGACGCCGCCCTGCACGTGTCGCTGGGCGTCACGCCCCGGGGCACGCCCGTAGAGGTCAACCGCGAGGCCCTCGATGCCGACCTGTTCGTCGTGACGGCGGATGTCAAGAACCACTACTTCGCCGGCTACTCCAACCCCTTGAAGAGCTTCCTGCCGGCGATCAGTTCCTTCGCCGCCGTGGAGAACAACCACAGCTTCGCCCTGGCGCCGGACGCCGCGTTCGGGCGCCACCCCTGGCACCCGGACCCCGCCCGGCGCACGAATCCGGTGGCGGAGGACATGCTGGACGCCATGCGGATGGTCGTGCGGGACAGGGCGGTGTTCGTGCTGGCCGGGGTGACCGTGCCCGAGGGCGTGCTCTGGTCGGGGGCCGGCGAGGCCGAGGCGGTCACGCGCGAGGCGATCCGGCAGGTTGACCGGCGCACCAGCGTGCGCGTGGAACCGTGCCGCTTCCTGATCGTCTGCCCGGGCGGCCACCCGGAGGACGAGTCCCTGTACAACGCGCAACGCGGTCTGGAACTCTCGCGGACGGCCGTGCGGGCCGGCGGCGAGGTGCTGCTGCTCGCCCGTTGCGAGAAGGGCGCGGCCCCCACCGCGAAGGCCCGCACGGAGTTCTACGAGCGCCTCACGGCCCCCCTGGACGAGGTTATCGCCGGCCTGGAGGCACGCTACGTGTTGTACTCCCACAAGGCCTACAAGTTCGCCCGGCTCATCCGGTCGCTGGCCCGCATCACGCTGGTCACCGACATGCCCGAACGGGAGGTGCGGGCCGCCCACCTGGACTGGGCGGCGGACGCACAAACCGTGGTGAACCGCTGGCTGGCGGAGTCGGACGAGCCGATGCTCGTCAACCCGCGCGCGAACAAGGTGGCCTTGCTGACCTGA
- the pabB gene encoding aminodeoxychorismate synthase component I, with amino-acid sequence MYRRTIEHRCRPFAWLRAAAGRPYPALLESAQCGVPMGRYSICCWSPFQVLRCVDGTVLADDLRTGARRVLPGDPFRVLAREFDAHRLEAAGFDLPFAGGAIGYFSYDLRHRIERLPRLCSADVPAPEFVLAFYDGGLVFDHVAGVTEWAGRCAADGDLPAPVDSEAPLAVAPVRLRPDVSRARYLAAVERVKEYIAAGDIFQANLSQRFSGRCPSDGLAVYSRLRAVNPAPFAAYLRYPELEVMSSSPERFLLVDGDGVSTCPIKGTRPRREGDDAFNRRMVRELRTSAKDHAELAMIVDLERNDLGRVCSYGSIRVAEHAAVEAHPTVLHLVSTVVGRLHRPTHDEFSLIRAAFPGGSITGAPKIRAMEIIEELEPHARNVYTGAIGYVSFHGRMDLNIAIRTMVRAHGRVHVHVGGGIVADSVPALEYQETLHKGLALFEALRAPNLDALTEAAFDGQ; translated from the coding sequence GTGTACCGCCGCACGATCGAGCACCGCTGTCGCCCGTTCGCGTGGTTGCGGGCGGCGGCCGGGCGGCCGTACCCGGCCCTGCTGGAGAGCGCACAGTGCGGCGTCCCGATGGGACGCTACTCCATCTGCTGCTGGAGCCCGTTTCAGGTGCTGCGCTGTGTGGACGGCACGGTGCTGGCGGACGACCTGCGGACGGGTGCTCGCCGCGTCCTGCCGGGCGATCCGTTCCGGGTCCTGGCGCGCGAGTTCGATGCCCATCGACTCGAGGCAGCGGGCTTCGACCTGCCGTTCGCCGGCGGGGCGATCGGCTACTTCTCATACGACCTGCGCCACCGGATCGAGCGGCTGCCCCGGCTCTGCAGCGCCGACGTCCCGGCGCCCGAGTTCGTCCTGGCCTTCTACGACGGAGGCCTCGTGTTCGACCACGTCGCAGGCGTGACCGAATGGGCCGGGCGGTGCGCGGCCGACGGGGACCTGCCGGCGCCCGTCGACTCCGAGGCGCCGCTCGCCGTCGCCCCGGTGCGGCTCCGGCCGGACGTCTCCCGAGCGCGCTATCTGGCCGCCGTGGAGCGGGTGAAGGAGTACATCGCGGCCGGCGACATCTTCCAGGCCAACCTGTCCCAGCGATTCAGCGGAAGGTGCCCGTCGGACGGGCTGGCCGTCTACTCGCGCCTGCGCGCGGTGAACCCCGCGCCGTTTGCCGCCTACCTGCGCTACCCGGAACTGGAGGTCATGTCGTCGTCGCCGGAGCGGTTCCTGCTGGTCGACGGCGACGGCGTCTCGACCTGCCCCATCAAGGGCACCCGCCCGCGCAGAGAGGGAGACGACGCGTTCAACCGCCGCATGGTCCGCGAACTGCGGACCTCGGCCAAGGACCATGCCGAACTGGCGATGATCGTGGACCTGGAGCGAAACGACCTGGGGCGCGTCTGCAGCTACGGGTCGATCCGTGTGGCTGAGCATGCGGCGGTGGAGGCCCATCCGACCGTGCTCCACCTGGTCTCGACCGTCGTGGGGCGGCTGCATCGACCGACCCACGACGAGTTCTCCCTGATTCGCGCGGCCTTCCCGGGCGGCTCCATCACCGGCGCCCCCAAGATCCGCGCCATGGAGATCATCGAGGAACTCGAGCCCCACGCCCGCAACGTCTACACCGGTGCCATCGGCTACGTCTCCTTCCACGGCCGGATGGACCTGAACATCGCCATCCGGACGATGGTGCGCGCGCACGGCCGCGTGCACGTGCACGTGGGCGGCGGCATCGTGGCGGACTCGGTGCCGGCCCTGGAGTACCAGGAGACGCTCCACAAGGGTCTGGCGCTCTTCGAGGCGCTGCGGGCGCCGAATCTCGACGCGCTGACGGAGGCCGCGTTCGATGGACAGTGA
- the rnc gene encoding ribonuclease III, with protein MSAMNGDADREPGTARDGAGGCGDEDEFERIERVLGYRFRERGLLRHALTHASAAGPSQPSNERLEFLGDAVVGMVISDYLFRSAPEMPEGPMTVIKSTAVSRRTMARVGRALGLPDFVRVDEGLRKRGAYPQSIVANVYEALVGAIYLDGGIQAASAFILSTLEVHVSRVRSRGRAASAKSTLQECTQGEGRELPRYEILRYEGPEHDRRFFAAVYVGGEERGSGSGATKKAAEERAAREALRQFYGDPDDPGRPADRERQ; from the coding sequence GTGTCTGCGATGAACGGCGATGCGGATCGGGAACCGGGGACGGCGCGAGACGGTGCCGGTGGCTGCGGCGATGAGGACGAGTTCGAGCGGATCGAGCGAGTCCTCGGATACCGCTTCCGGGAGCGGGGGCTCCTGCGCCATGCGCTGACGCATGCGTCGGCCGCCGGTCCGTCGCAGCCATCGAACGAACGTCTGGAGTTCCTCGGCGACGCCGTTGTGGGCATGGTCATCTCGGACTACCTGTTCCGGAGCGCCCCCGAGATGCCCGAGGGCCCCATGACGGTCATCAAGTCGACCGCCGTCAGCCGCCGCACCATGGCCCGGGTGGGAAGGGCACTGGGATTGCCGGATTTCGTCCGGGTCGACGAGGGCCTCCGGAAGCGGGGGGCCTATCCCCAGTCGATCGTGGCCAACGTATACGAAGCCCTGGTGGGCGCCATCTACCTGGACGGCGGCATACAGGCGGCGTCGGCCTTCATACTCAGCACGCTCGAGGTCCACGTGAGCCGGGTGCGCAGCCGCGGGCGGGCGGCCAGCGCCAAGTCGACGCTCCAGGAGTGCACACAGGGCGAGGGCCGTGAACTCCCTCGCTACGAGATACTGCGCTACGAGGGCCCGGAGCATGACCGCAGGTTCTTCGCGGCCGTGTACGTCGGCGGGGAGGAGCGGGGCTCCGGCTCGGGCGCCACGAAGAAGGCGGCCGAGGAGCGGGCCGCCCGGGAGGCTCTCCGGCAGTTCTACGGCGATCCGGACGATCCGGGGCGGCCGGCCGACCGGGAACGGCAGTAG
- a CDS encoding 4-amino-4-deoxychorismate lyase yields the protein MDSDRLWVNGGIVARDAPVLSALDRGFLYGDGFFETTRILQGRPLFLGLHLARLAASCTDTGFGWSPDAGVVRSAVHDLIAANRVQDGYLRITVSRGAHAGVLTDLTAAQPTLVVEARPADIAPLAVPSPLCLARSEWRRNERSPLVRHKALSYMDNVLALAAARRRGADEVYFLNSQARLTEGATSNLFWVRRGAVHTPAVGCGLLPGITRGIVLDICREETLPVREGAFPDADLIEAEEVFCTNGLRGVMGVRSLLDPPHAFPADAPVTAAIRRAYVERALGGERPCLQPP from the coding sequence ATGGACAGTGACCGCCTGTGGGTGAACGGGGGGATCGTGGCCAGGGATGCGCCCGTCCTGAGCGCCCTCGATCGCGGGTTCCTGTATGGCGACGGCTTCTTCGAGACCACGCGCATCCTCCAGGGGCGGCCGCTGTTCCTGGGGCTGCATCTGGCCCGGCTGGCCGCCTCGTGCACGGACACGGGCTTCGGATGGTCGCCGGACGCCGGGGTGGTGAGGTCCGCCGTGCACGACCTGATCGCCGCAAACCGCGTGCAGGACGGCTACCTGCGCATCACCGTCAGCCGGGGGGCGCATGCAGGGGTGCTGACGGACCTGACGGCGGCGCAGCCGACGCTCGTGGTCGAGGCGCGCCCCGCAGACATCGCCCCGCTGGCCGTCCCGTCGCCCCTGTGCCTCGCGCGGTCCGAGTGGCGCCGCAACGAGCGTTCGCCGCTCGTGCGCCACAAGGCCCTCAGCTACATGGACAACGTGCTGGCCCTGGCGGCCGCCCGGCGGCGCGGGGCGGACGAGGTCTACTTCCTGAATTCGCAGGCCCGACTGACCGAGGGCGCTACCAGCAACCTCTTCTGGGTCAGGCGGGGCGCCGTGCACACCCCCGCCGTCGGATGCGGGCTGCTGCCGGGCATCACGCGCGGGATCGTGCTGGACATCTGCAGGGAGGAGACCCTGCCGGTCCGGGAAGGCGCGTTCCCGGACGCCGACTTGATCGAGGCCGAGGAGGTGTTCTGCACGAACGGCCTGCGCGGCGTGATGGGGGTTCGGAGCCTCCTGGACCCCCCGCACGCCTTTCCCGCGGACGCCCCGGTGACGGCCGCCATCCGCCGCGCCTACGTGGAACGCGCCCTCGGCGGCGAGCGCCCCTGCCTGCAGCCGCCATGA
- the eno gene encoding phosphopyruvate hydratase, producing MTEIIGVKAREILDSRGNPTVEVDVELASGGFGRAAVPSGASTGAHEAVEMRDGDKARYGGKGVLQAVENVNKVIQPQIYGMDAVNQRAIDEMMIALDGTPNKGNLGANAILGVSLAVAKAAADALGLPLHRYIGGTNGRCLPAPMMNILNGGKHADNNVDLQEFMVMPVGAETFAEALRMGAEVFHALKKVLAKAGKSTSVGDEGGFAPDLGSNIEALQLIVQAIEAAGYAPGEQVFIALDPAASEFFGSDAKGQGIQAAGKYVLAAEGDGKQVKTSADMVEFYAGLCERFPILSIEDGLAEDDWDGWKALTDAIGAKVQLVGDDLFVTNVERLRRGIEAGVGNSILVKVNQIGTLSESLDAIETAHKAGYTAVVSHRSGETEDATIADIVVATNAGQIKTGSACRTDRICKYNQLLRIEEELGDVATYGGRSLAAR from the coding sequence ATGACGGAGATCATCGGCGTGAAGGCGCGGGAGATACTGGACTCGCGCGGCAATCCGACTGTCGAGGTGGACGTGGAACTGGCCTCGGGCGGGTTCGGGCGGGCGGCTGTGCCCAGCGGCGCCTCCACCGGCGCCCACGAGGCCGTTGAGATGCGCGACGGCGACAAGGCGCGCTACGGCGGCAAGGGCGTCCTGCAGGCGGTCGAGAACGTCAACAAGGTCATCCAGCCGCAGATCTACGGCATGGACGCCGTCAACCAGCGCGCGATCGACGAGATGATGATCGCCCTGGACGGCACGCCGAACAAGGGCAACCTGGGCGCCAACGCCATCCTGGGCGTATCGCTGGCCGTGGCGAAGGCGGCGGCCGACGCACTGGGCCTGCCGCTCCACCGCTACATCGGCGGGACCAACGGCCGCTGCCTGCCGGCGCCGATGATGAACATCCTCAACGGCGGCAAGCACGCCGACAACAACGTGGACCTGCAGGAGTTCATGGTGATGCCCGTGGGCGCCGAGACGTTCGCTGAGGCGCTGCGCATGGGCGCGGAGGTCTTCCACGCGCTCAAGAAGGTTCTCGCCAAGGCCGGCAAGAGCACGTCGGTGGGCGATGAGGGCGGCTTCGCACCCGACCTGGGCAGCAACATCGAGGCGCTGCAGCTCATCGTGCAGGCGATCGAGGCCGCCGGCTACGCGCCGGGCGAGCAGGTCTTCATCGCGCTGGACCCCGCCGCCAGCGAGTTCTTCGGCTCCGACGCAAAGGGCCAGGGCATCCAGGCCGCAGGAAAATACGTGCTGGCCGCCGAGGGCGACGGCAAGCAGGTCAAGACGTCCGCCGACATGGTGGAGTTCTACGCCGGGCTCTGCGAGCGGTTCCCGATCCTCTCGATCGAGGACGGCCTGGCCGAGGACGACTGGGACGGCTGGAAGGCCCTGACGGACGCGATCGGCGCGAAGGTGCAACTGGTGGGCGACGACCTGTTCGTGACCAACGTCGAACGGCTGCGCCGGGGCATCGAGGCGGGCGTCGGCAACTCGATCCTGGTCAAGGTGAACCAGATCGGCACGCTGAGCGAGTCGCTGGACGCCATCGAGACGGCCCACAAGGCCGGCTATACGGCCGTGGTGAGCCACCGGTCCGGCGAGACCGAAGACGCCACGATCGCCGACATCGTGGTGGCCACCAACGCGGGACAGATCAAGACGGGATCCGCGTGCCGCACCGACCGGATCTGCAAGTACAACCAGCTCCTGCGCATCGAAGAGGAGCTGGGCGACGTGGCGACCTACGGCGGCCGGTCTCTGGCGGCCCGCTGA